ATTATTCTGAACAGCGCCTGCCTGGACTTGGGCGGAATGATTAAGGAAAAcgatgaaaattttaaaatactcaGGAAAGAAATCAGTAAGCTCGACGCTTTGCTAAATAGGAAGTAATTGGTCATTTTAATACTCAGAATTCGATGGAATTGTGTAATGTGGGATAAATACATTAAtgttttacaaaatttattactcattatattatttgtacattaattttttgtaatatattatttcaaaattatacttctgtgtttaaaattgtaatttatcaaaatttactcaattatttccaaaatgtgtaatatcacataaaattgtaatttttaagagTAGATGTAAATTACTTAACTTTGcgtataatatttatcaaaattcttaatttttaaaccaattaaaattaataaaatcgCCTTAAACTATTGAATTAATCTCTAACTTTTAATTCCTGTCTTTactaaatgtgtaaaatataaagttaatCCTTTAAGTCCTAAAATACTGTAgtattgtgtaaaatatcaagttattgtgtaaaatattgtaaattagtgtaaatttGGCATAACATATTTGAATTAAGCAATGGAAGAGAAGGTATCTTATTCGACAATGTCCGCTGTGTTGGAGACTGTAGGTGACGATGAGAAGGTTAGAGTAGCTCTAATGCCTCCGCACATCGCCAGAAGACTTGTAAAAGAGTCTGGAATTTCCTCAGGAGCTGGAGTTTTATCAAATGTTACCGGCTCAATACTTGTGGATTTACCTTTCAGGAACCTACTTTACGAGTCTAAAAAAGTACAAAGATTATACTTTGAACTTGAACCCAAAGACCCTGATTTGTACCCCAAATCTAAAACTGTCACTAATTCCCTACTACTCATTGATCCTATCAGACTCACACATCTActaaataatgatttaaacCAAGTAATTTTCAACATAATACACCAATTTAGTAGTTAATTATCTAACTTTACaatatatacacattttaatccGTATTATAATTGTTGTAGGCCCAGCGTGTATTGTATATGAGATGTTTTACTGATCGTATTTGGTTAATATTTCTAAGGCTTGTAAGTCTGGGAGTTGGTTCTCGTCTAAGATCTTTATACTCTTTGAGAGACTCTAGAGTTGCAACTGACGAGTTTCTAAGTGATTTGGAGGAACTACAACTCAGTCTTGTTCAAATGGTTTTGGACGTTACAAGATGTGATTTAACTGAGAATACAGCTGCTGAGATCGAAACTGCAGTTATAAACGGCTGTAAAAACGTGTGTTTCCTTGCGGAGCATATAAGAAATCACTGGAATAACTCACTTGGAGAATTCCCACTCCTAAACGACCTTATTCCATACCTCAACAAGTGTATGCTTCATGTTGACAAGTTACTACTAAGGAGTGGTTTCAATCAAGATAATCTTAAACTCGGTGATGGTTCAGATCCCGTGGTTAGTCTGGCAGATCTTGGAACATGCTCGCCTCTGAAGGATTATTTCAAAGATGAAGACCAGTTAAATGGCCAGGCTGATTCCACACTCGTCCAACTCCAGAATTTATCTAAAGTCAACTACAACCTCAAGGACATTTCTTATGTTAAGGTTTTGGGTGATATTCGTAACTGTATAGTCTCAGTTGCCACTAAATCTGCTACTCTACTCAGCCTCATGAAACTCAAAATTCTAGATTTCCGTCAAAAACTCTTTGAAGTAACTTTTCACAcagataaattaattgttaaatagttaaattactCAGTTAGACACGAGTAAGAGTAGTTGTAAACTCAATTGTGTTGTAGTTACCGGGAAGTTATTCTTTTATTAACAATGAAGTATTGAGGAAGGGATTTTTGAGTTGTAATTTGGATGAAAATGACGCAGTCCCCTTAGTACTTCTTTCCCATTGTCTTGGCGCTTATTCTATTCGGGAATGGGTAATACGATTCTTACTTGAGGTTAAATTCGATAAGGTTTCAATCTTTCTTAACCCAACTTCTCAATCCTCAGTTAACTCTTACGGTTTCAATGAGTCGGCCTACTTCAGAACTGCTGGACAAACTAAACCAAATCTCGGCGATTTCTTCACTCTAATGCCACTAGATCTCAGATTATACATGAATCAACTTGCTTCATAAGTGGTAATTGGGGAGTTATCAGACAGAGTACCGCTCCTTAAAATGGTGTAAACTAGGcagtattaaaatattaactatggAATTGTAAACCCTGTAAAAACGTAATGATGTActatatattgtatatgtatagattactttttatttttcatgaTATTTTTGAGTACTTTGATTTGTTCTTTTTTGGGTGCTCTTCTGTTAAGTTTAATGTAACTGAAATTCGTAGGTTTAGGGTTAAACGCAGCTTTTCTTTCCCGTATCTTCCTCACTGTTGGTTTTACATACGTTTCCTTATCACTATCATCGCCATCCGATATCACTATTGGTTCATCTTCATCCCTACCCAAAGTCGGTTCCTCGTActcatcttcatcttccTCCTCATGTTTACTACTCTTGTGAGATGTGTATAATGACTTATTGAATCTTCTATTCCTAGTCTGGATTATATTTGTGACTAGTGAAAAGTGCTCCTTGGGAAATATGGAAAACAGATAATCACGTTTAAGCCTGGTTAGCATCTTCTCTACTAATCTTCTAACGTAAATCTTGGCCTTCGAACAACACCGTTCATTATTGAATAGTTTCATTATGTTTGGAGTCACTTTTACCAAGTTGTCATGGTTCATGTTCACCATTACAATTCTGAAGAATTTCAGAATCTGTATATAGAATCGCGTTGTCGCTGAGATTATTCTTGTACTCAAGTATATCACCAGTCGAATCGTTTCGAAGTTATCAAACTTGTCAAAACTCtttgaataaatattacacaaCAACTTCACTATTCCAATGTTTATCATCTCACAATCTGAAACACACAGTTAATCGGTGTTAAGGGTAGAAATTAAGTATAGCTAACCCCTAACTAATAACTATTAACTAACGACTAAtaactattaactattaaaAATAGGTAAATTAGTACCTTTGTTGACGTTATTGTGATTATAGTACATTGTGGAGATTGTAATTTTGAGGACATCGTCGTGCGTGTTAATGAGGCAGAGCAGTTCATATATTGAGAAAGCGCAAGTTCTATTAACCTTGTTAGGACTATAGCTATTGATGATAGACTCAAAAACCAGAGGATTTGTAACCAAAGTTACCAATTTGGTGTAATTAACATTGGTGAAATTGGTCTTGATGAAGTGGAGTAACTTGGTGTAGCTATGCAAACATAAGACTCGTTGCTTAGAAGTATCAACAGTCTCACTTAAAAGTTCCAGAAACTTCACCAGCTCTGTCATCCCATCAATACTCACTACAGACTTCACAAATTCAACGTCATAATCAATATTGTCTTGTTTAGGTACGTCACTGGTGGCCATGTTTGTATTTGTTAATTCCGGGTTCACTAATTCTGTTTTCACTAGACCTTGCTTAGCCACAGGTGACTTTGCTGAGTCTGTGTTGGACAAATCTGACTTAACAGCACCACCGTTGTTAACTTCGTTGTTGGCCACATCTGCGTTAGATGCTACATTGTTGACCAAATTGTTAGTTAATTCTGCGTGTACTTTCTTTACTAATTCAGAATTTGAATCCATCAACTGCTGTGCGGTTTCTATTGACGTCTTTATTGCAATGTAAATGAACCGATTTCTTGGCTGTTTTAGGAAGTTACGATGTAGTCTACACTTGAGTTCTCCAGGTACTGATGGTAAAAGTGCtttagataatttaattaaacaatCATTTTTCCTATTCCCTAACGCTTTTTCAAATGATTGTAAATTCCTGGATAAATTTTCTGCTGGGCAATACTTAGCCACATTTCCTATAGCCACGAGGATCCCATCACACATGTTCCAAGTCTCCAAATTCTTCAGGCCACTGCCCTCAATTTCAATGTACTTTTTAACCAAAATTCCAATTAAATCCAGTGATACAGGCTccaaatttgataaattacttATCACTCTGCAGGAAATATTGAACTTCTCCACTCCACCATTTAACAAGTCTACTATGTACTTTAGGACCAAATAGTTATTCTCCGTTAACACGGAGATGGCATTTGGATCCAGTGATAATGGCAACAATAGAGATAACAACTCATTATATATCCTTTCATATTCTTCATGCACCTTTGTTAAAAGTTGTAGTTCATCATCTGCGCCTACACCATTATTACTACCATTAGTACTACCATTGGTGACACCACTACTGGAATCACCTGTGTTACCATTGGCACTGGTAATGTTATTGACGATTTCATCGAATTTGGAAGTTTTGGTTACGAAATATTGTATGCGGTTAAGAACGGGTAAAATGTACTTTGGGAATAAAGATAACTTGAAGCCTTTCAATTGTCTCTTCAGTACTGGAATCATAAACCTGTACGATTTTGTGTGATAATTCTCACTCGTGATTGGGATTTCATATAAATTCGTCAGAGGGAGCCgttttaaataatcttcAAGTCCAAAACAATGAAAATATGCGCTCAAACAACTCTCAACTTCCTCCTCCACTTCACCACAACACTCCGTTATCACATTCAATAAACTTTCAAACATTGTTATAAACATCGTTTTCACCAGTTCGCTGTACTTATTATACTTTACATCAATTTCTGAGGGGTCGTTAGTGGGATTAGGTTCTGTAATGACATCAGTCTCAACTCCATCACGTTTACCACCGTTAGTAACAATATCATCAGTATCCATTGCATCATCTGTATTACTACTCCGTGTTTGTGAATAGGTGGATAGAGCCGATTGTAGGATTTTTGAGCCCATTACCCAACGTTTTGGTGATGACAATGCGATTTGTGTTGTAGTGGTTctattaccaaatttaccTGAAATGCCTTCAATAATTCTCTCCTTCTTAGTTTTAAACAGTAGACAGCAAATTGGTGTGGACAGCTTAAGTATGTGTTCAAAGGCGTTTTCGTACATTTGTGGTATCTCTGATATTGCCCAGGATATTATAGTCGATATCGTCTCATCTATCGTCTCATCATTCAGCTTCATCAACTCATTGtataactttattatatcaCTTATCGCCTCAAATGATATCATCACAGTGTCTACTCACATTATTAATGTGTGGAGATAACCatgtaattatttactctttaaaagtatataattattaactatataaataatatgtaaataaatgtgtagattaTACCTTGGGTTTGAACTTGATTGTTGGTGATGAGTTGTAATTGAGTGGCGAGAAATTTATCATTGAATTCTTCGTTGTATTCATATTTGAAGGTGATGAGGTTATGTAAAACTTGTCCCGTACAGTAGACAATTGCTAGGAACTTCTCAATTTCAAGATTATCCACCACTTCCACCAGGCCCACAACGCTGTTATCAAGTTTATCCACCACCACTGTGAGAATCGCATTCAGCAACATCATTAAGTTACACTTTAATATTGAACTATTTGTTTCCTTTGTAAAGTCTAATAGTACCACAATGCAGTTGATCGATTCAATTTGTAATTCAGTATTACTTGTCTCATTTAATACCATTAGAACTTGAGTTATCAATCTCATCCTGTGTGATGGTGGTAATTTCGGTGTTTGGTACATCAACTTACATATCTTCATCAGTAATATTTCTTTATCCGTGGTCATCAGAGTGTTAGTAATTCCATTGACACTGTTGCTATGTTCAGTGGTGTCAGATTTAGATGATGTGGATTCTGAGTCTGTATAATCTTCTTCACTATCTTCATCAAAATCTGATACGCTTTCTTCCTCATCACTTTTTACTGTACTTTCTCTATTGGAAACGGGGATAAACTTTTGGTTTCTACAATTAATGAGAAATTTAACCAGTGAGCAATACCAGCAATCGATAATCTTAGTCATGAAAATGATCAATTCCTCATTAATCTTGTCAGGTGCAATCTGACCATTAATAACATATAAAATGCTGTTAATAACCCTGTTAATGAAGAGTATGACGTTGAAGTCCAATGACCTCTCAGATCTTGAAACTGCGATTGAAATTACTCTGTAAAACAGTACCGAATGCTGTCTGAAGATGAGCTTAGTGTTTTCTGGCATCTTAACCATAAATCCTGACAGGTAAAGTCTGCAAAGGTAAACTGATATACAAGTTAAATTAGCACTTGTCAACTCATAATTATACGCTGTTTTCCCCAATAGATTTATTAGTTGTGATAACACAACCCCGTCTGTAGAATATGCCAGCGGGTGAATAAACTCCAAACTCGTCTTTATCAGGAGAAATAAACCCTCATACGTCAATGTTCCAGAATCAGTACAATCCACACTATTCGCCTTACTCTCCCTCAATCTTCCATTAACACCACGATTTGCGGTACCGTTAACGGTGTTATTGGTGTTTAGTTGATTTAGGAGGCAGTCTAGTGATGATCTTAGAATGGGATATATAACATTGAAGGTGTTGATATCGATATTTTTAAGGCCTGGATTCCAGTTTAAATCAGCGTAGGACTGAGAAAAGTCCCGGATTATAGTAAAAGCGTCGAGAGCGCATTTCTTAATCTTATCTGCCCTGCCAGTTTCTATATACTTTTGATAAAAGGCCACATCTGCGTCACTTTCCAAGTATTCCAAATCCTGAGGCAAAAATTCACAGGCGTAAGGGCTTGTGGCCTTTATCTTAGTCACAAAATTTGCGATTATTAAAGATTCCTCTGAGTAAACCATTAATCACAGCTCCAAATcattctaaaattattattaagcTCGATTATTAACtctattaaattttatttgtcATGTTAACggattttataattttaataatatataatttattttactatttgTAGGGAATTACTCTCGACAATCTTCCAGTagaattttatcaaaataatttttaactatatttaattgtaaaataatgtaataaattttaaaataataagatttaatataaattaatactataaaataataagaatGTGAATAAAAAGTGAATGGACGATTTTGAGGATTTCCAGGTAACTCGCTTACCAAAATCTACCAAATCTTCTCATAACCATAACTATAAATATGCTGAGGAGAATTATTCCAAAGTTTCTGATCCGGATGTGGATTCTGCTATTATTCGTGATTCTCATCTGAATAATAGTATTCTAGATCACATGTGGTATGATAGAGATGATGACAGTTGTATGATGTACAATAATTACGATGAGGAGAATTCATATTACCTGGAATCGAGGGAGAGGAAACGCTTATCTCAACTTCCACACACTTCTCAACTTGTAAACACTAGAATTATCAATAGCGCTGGGAAATTTGGTGTAAAAAAGTCACAAAAACATATCGATGATAATTTGTGGGAGTTGGATAGACTCCGGCAAGGTGGCGGCGGAAGTAAATTTGCTAATGCTGAGCTGGAACAATTAAGAGCTTCAAATGTACACAAAGATGAAACTAAGAAGATTGTACTGGTGAGGAATATTATTCCACCGTTTATTTATGAAGTTTATAACTGTAATAATTCTACTGACCAGTTAACTGATGAGTTAACTGAGGCTGGTGATACTTTTAAtgatatatataataaatttttaaatcaatcTGTTTCCACTGTGAAGGATCCCACTTCAGATATCGCACTAATGGCTAAAAAAGGTAGTCAAATCCTAAGACAAATGAAAGATGAACTTGAACGCTCATCCACCAGAACACGATTCTGGGACCTCACCAATTCCAAAATAGGCAATCTCATcttcaaaaataataacagaGTTGGTAATAGTATGAGTAATAGTGGTAACAATAGTGCTTCTGCTACAGGTGATAGAAGAGGATATATGGAAAATGAGGAGAAGGAAGGTGAGGAGGAATTGAAGAAGATTAAAGAACATTTAGAATCTGTACGAAAATCATTACCAGTTTACCAGCACAAACATGAAATCATCTCGCTCATCAAACAATTTCAAGTACCCACACAACTACTCATCTACACAGTTATCCACCACTCAGCCCTCTTTACTCAGTTAAGTACTAACTAatcagttatttacacactaataaatttgtttaggTGATAATATTGGTTGGTGAGACTGGGAGTGGTAAGACAACTCAGTTGCCCCAATATTTATATGAGAGTGGGTTTGGTGATAAGGGCATAATAGGTTGTACGCAGCCTCGTAGAGTAGCTGCAATGAGTGTTTCTAAGCGTGTAGCAAGTGAAATGGGTTCAAATCTGGGTGACACTGTCGGCTACACAATCCGCTTCGAAGATGTAACTAGCAGTAACACTAGAGTCAAATTCATGACTGACGGAATATTACTGAGGGAATCACTAATGGACTCAGATTTGGATAAATATTCAGTGGTAATCATGGATGAAGCACATGAGAGAAGTCTTAACACTGATGTTCTATTTGGTATTTTGAAGTCAGTTTTAACTAGGAGATGGGATTTCAGACTCATAGTCACTAGCGCCACTATACAGGCAGATAAGTTCTCAGCCTTTTTTGGTAACTGCCCAATATTCCATATTAAAGGTAGGACGTACCCCGTGTCCATAGAGTATATGAGAAGTATTTCTAATGACTATGTTGACTCAGCTGttgaaaaatgtatttCTATACATATTTCACAACCACCCGGTGATATTCTCATCTTCATGACAGGACAAGATGATATTAATATCACCTGCGAACTCCTCGACActaaactatataaactCATCCAATCCAGTTCTTCAGGTACCGttcacactattttacacattcacactattacatactcaatattaattatataataataatatttttagggtTGATACAATTGTATGTGGTGTTGCCGATATATTCGACATTGCCTATAGAGTTACAGCAGAAGGTATTTATGAAGTACCCATACAGGAAAATCATCGTCTCCACCAATATCGCCGAAACCTCAATCACTTTCGAAGGTACAatctatagtattattagcATTATTGTTAGTATTAGTGTAGTTGGGTAGTACTTGGTCATACCAACCCCAATACATACCAGTAACAGCACAATTTTATAGGAATTCGCTATGTGATTGACAGTGGTTATTGTAAATTGAAGGTGTATAATTCAAAGATTGGAGTGGATTCGCTGCAAATATGTCCGATAAGTCAGGCTGGAGCTAATCAGAGAAGTGGAAGAGCTGGTAGAACAGGTCCTGGCGTATGTTACAGATTATATACTCAGAGAATATTCATCAATGATTTATTCGAGAATAATATTCCAGAAATTAAGCGAACTAACTTGTGTAACGTTGTTCTCTTGTTAAAGTCGCtgaaaattgttaatttactcTCATTTGACTTTATCGACCCACCCTCAATTGAAGCTATTCTTTCCGCCATGCTACAATTATATATCCTAAACGCCATTGATGAACTTGGTGAACTAACTCCTATAGGTATGAAATACACAGTTATTAACACACTACTCTATTACctattacactatttaccaCACTACTCTATTACctattacactatttaccaCACCTAATACTCAATTGACTACTATTACAACTCCCAAAACTGTTAACGTGTTTAGGAAATAAGATGGTACAATTCCCACTGGAACCTTCTTTATCtaagataataataacGGCAATAGATTTAAACTGTTTGGATGAGTTATTGACAATTGTGAGCGTGTTATCATCTCCGAATATTTACTTGGTTGAAAATACAATTGACAAGGAGAACCCCAGTAGTCTAGAACGTGAGAAGTTCATGATCCCAGAGTCTGACCACTTATCACTTCTCAACGTGTATAACAATTGgagaaataataattactCTCAAGCGTTCTGCTCACAGTATAAACTACAATACAAATCACTCAAACGCGCCaaagaaattaaatcaCAACTCCAAGACATTGTAGACCTCAAATACAAACACATAAAACAAACTGACTCGGATGGAACGGGTGACAGGTTGATTGATGTGGTTAGTAGAATAGTTGATATGAATAGTAAAGAAGACTTAGTACGTCTATGTGTTTGTAGTggttattttaataacGCGTCAAAGTTGAAGGGGTTTGGCgagtattataatttaaggAGTTTTATACCATGCTTTTTACACCCAACTTCAGCACTCTACGGCATGGGCTATACTCCAGAATATGTCGTTTACCACGAAGTTGTCATTACCACTAAAGAATACATGAGATTTGTTACTACCGTCGAACCCGAATGGTTATATGAACTCGCTCCCAACTT
The Theileria parva strain Muguga chromosome 3 map unlocalized ctg_530, whole genome shotgun sequence DNA segment above includes these coding regions:
- the DHX38 gene encoding Helicase associated domain (HA2) family protein; its protein translation is MDDFEDFQVTRLPKSTKSSHNHNYKYAEENYSKVSDPDVDSAIIRDSHLNNSILDHMWYDRDDDSCMMYNNYDEENSYYLESRERKRLSQLPHTSQLVNTRIINSAGKFGVKKSQKHIDDNLWELDRLRQGGGGSKFANAELEQLRASNVHKDETKKIVLVRNIIPPFIYEVYNCNNSTDQLTDELTEAGDTFNDIYNKFLNQSVSTVKDPTSDIALMAKKGSQILRQMKDELERSSTRTRFWDLTNSKIGNLIFKNNNRVGNSMSNSGNNSASATGDRRGYMENEEKEGEEELKKIKEHLESVRKSLPVYQHKHEIISLIKQFQVIILVGETGSGKTTQLPQYLYESGFGDKGIIGCTQPRRVAAMSVSKRVASEMGSNLGDTVGYTIRFEDVTSSNTRVKFMTDGILLRESLMDSDLDKYSVVIMDEAHERSLNTDVLFGILKSVLTRRWDFRLIVTSATIQADKFSAFFGNCPIFHIKGRTYPVSIEYMRSISNDYVDSAVEKCISIHISQPPGDILIFMTGQDDINITCELLDTKLYKLIQSSSSGLIQLYVVLPIYSTLPIELQQKVFMKYPYRKIIVSTNIAETSITFEGIRYVIDSGYCKLKVYNSKIGVDSLQICPISQAGANQRSGRAGRTGPGVCYRLYTQRIFINDLFENNIPEIKRTNLCNVVLLLKSLKIVNLLSFDFIDPPSIEAILSAMLQLYILNAIDELGELTPIGNKMVQFPLEPSLSKIIITAIDLNCLDELLTIVSVLSSPNIYLVENTIDKENPSSLEREKFMIPESDHLSLLNVYNNWRNNNYSQAFCSQYKLQYKSLKRAKEIKSQLQDIVDLKYKHIKQTDSDGTGDRLIDVVSRIVDMNSKEDLVRLCVCSGYFNNASKLKGFGEYYNLRSFIPCFLHPTSALYGMGYTPEYVVYHEVVITTKEYMRFVTTVEPEWLYELAPNFFYLKNFEMCEMVQKSRDRIENKRLLQDLKIKKNVIDTKPKEVKKDFVQFGTKKRNKHR